The following proteins come from a genomic window of Triticum aestivum cultivar Chinese Spring chromosome 6A, IWGSC CS RefSeq v2.1, whole genome shotgun sequence:
- the LOC123128773 gene encoding pentatricopeptide repeat-containing protein At5g27460 has translation MAMAAAVARRLLRLLSSRSNPKPASLSSCSSSSSFDTPATAGEREGDPLSWRLLRLRSPGAAAAAIDGWAQERGRVWRPDLQRAVSQLRRARRYGHALEILSWMDSRKEIKLLPLDHAARLDLIAKVHGTSQAEEYYNKLTNSASREAASFPLLHCYVADRNVQKAESFMASLQSIGLPVDPHSFNEMMKLYVATCQYEKVFSVIDLMKRNNIPRNALSYNLWMNACSVSDVSSVQSVFKEMDNDGTIEVGWSTYCTLANIFKKHGLNSKALACLRTAETTLSTTQRLGYSFVMTCYAALGDNDGVMRLWEASKCVPGRIPAANYMTAILCLIKVGDIDRAEWIFGSWEAVCRKHDVRVSNVLLGAYVRNGWIEKAEKLHLHMLEKGARPNYNTWEILMEGFVQSRQMDKAVNAMKKALSLMKSCHWRPPLKLVEAIAAFFEEQGNTDDASRYIKLLQKFNLTSLPLYKSVLQAYIKADTVVPTNISEMIARDDIVMDEEMDHLIIRASKIDIRGDV, from the exons ATGGCCATGGCCGCCGCTGTcgcgcgccgcctcctccgcctgctcTCCTCGCGCTCGAACCCTAAacccgcctccctctcctcctgctcctcttcctcctccttcgacACTCCGGCCACCGCCGGCGAGCGCGAGGGCGACCCCCTCTCGTggcgcctcctccgcctccggtcgccgggcgcggcggccgcggccaTCGACGGATGGGCCCAGGAGCGCGGCCGCGTCTGGCGGCCGGACCTCCAGCGTGCCGTCTCCCAGCTCCGCCGCGCACGCCGCTACGGCCACGCTCTCGAG ATTTTATCATGGATGGACTCACGCAAAGAAATTAAACTATTACCATTGGATCATGCAGCTAGACTGGACTTGATTGCGAAAGTGCACGGTACTTCTCAAGCTGAGGAATATTACAACAAATTAACAAACTCTGCTTCAAGGGAAGCTGCCTCATTCCCTCTCCTCCATTGCTATGTTGCTGACAGAAATGTTCAGAAAGCAGAGTCCTTTATGGCTAGCCTGCAGAGTATTGGGCTGCCCGTCGATCCTCACTCGTTCAATGAAATGATGAAACTCTATGTTGCAACATGTCAGTATGAGAAGGTGTTCAGTGTAATCGATCTGATGAAACGCAACAACATTCCCAGGAATGCTCTCTCATATAACCTTTGGATGAACGCATGCTCTGTCTCTGATGTTTCGTCTGTACAATCAGTCTTCAAGGAGATGGATAATGATGGCACAATTGAGGTTGGTTGGAGCACATACTGTACATTGGCCAACATCTTCAAGAAACATGGACTGAATAGTAAAGCCCTGGCTTGCCTTAGGACGGCCGAAACAACATTATCAACAACACAGCGCTTAGGATATTCTTTTGTAATGACATGTTACGCTGCTCTGGGTGACAACGATGGGGTTATGAGACTGTGGGAGGCTAGTAAATGTGTCCCAGGTAGAATCCCCGCTGCTAACTACATGACTGCTATTTTATGTTTGATAAAAGTTGGCGACATTGACCGGGCTGAGTGGATATTTGGAAGCTGGGAAGCGGTGTGCAGGAAGCATGATGTGCGGGTTTCAAATGTTCTTCTAGGTGCTTATGTGAGGAACGGGTGGattgaaaaggctgagaagcttcaTCTGCACATGCTCGAGAAAGGTGCACGGCCAAACTACAATACGTGGGAGATATTGATGGAGGGATTTGTTCAGAGTAGGCAGATGGACAAGGCTGTCAATGCCATGAAGAAAGCTTTATCTCTAATGAAGAGCTGCCATTGGAGACCTCCACTCAAACTGGTTGAGGCCATCGCAGCATTCTTCGAGGAGCAAGGAAACACGGATGATGCAAGCAGATATATTAAGCTTCTTCAAAAGTTTAACCTGACAAGCTTGCCCCTGTACAAGTCCGTGCTTCAAGCATATATTAAAGCTGATACCGTGGTGCCAACAAACATTTCCGAGATGATAGCAAGAGATGACATCGTTATGGATGAAGAAATGGACCACTTGATCATACGTGCTAGCAAGATAGATATCAGAGGCGATGTGTAA